A single genomic interval of Oncorhynchus tshawytscha isolate Ot180627B linkage group LG15, Otsh_v2.0, whole genome shotgun sequence harbors:
- the LOC112254081 gene encoding leukotriene B4 receptor 1 produces MVKMYFHCVPWCYSPPSGAFWYLERLRKQEVENLFCTQKQLRTTLRCRSFGVVISCHASALENICLMESTAWNTTTYFSTDSSTPNPSISYSVGISFLLVAMALGLPGNLLVVWTILFRLSRRSITSLFILQLAAADALVLLSAPLFIHQLFKARVWEFGEIMCKLLHYVCGINMYLSILLITLMGVDRLHGVLRPFWSQRVRTKSKLFPIMCVVWALATVLPTPQLVYRQVRKGECTTHHPGPAHQVFHYSLETVTAFLVPFSIMTFCYLRIAHALASSRAHWHHRSYRKTNRLITLIVVTFALLWAPYHLVNILQVGAVLSGSSTDLLGFCLRARTVVIAVAYLSSAVNPLLYTMAGSCSGSSLTIYGSSSRCLGGVAQLLEGTATNMDMPSVRAKHDGSGREKEEEDWGGGKPEGEVEEMTMVPGKREVEKEDEEAEQEKEMTIVPGKKEEEE; encoded by the exons atggttaaaatgtattttcattgtGTTCCATGGTGTTATTCACCCCCTAGTGGAGCTTTCTGGTACTTAGAAAGACTACGCAAACAGGAAGTAGAGAATTTGTTCTGCACACAGAAGCAACTAAGAACAACACTACGGTGCCGGTCTTTCGGTGTAGTTATTTCTTGTCACGCTTCAGCCttggaaaatatttgttt GATGGAATCCACAGCATGGAATACCACCACCTACTTCTCTACCGACTCATCCACTCCCAACCCCTCCATTTCTTATTCTGTCGGAATCTCCTTTCTCCTGGTTGCTATGGCCTTGGGTCTCCCCGGAAACCTCCTAGTGGTTTGGACCATACTATTCCGCCTGAGTCGTCGTTCCATCAcgtccctcttcatcctccagcTAGCGGCCGCTGACGCACTCGTGCTGCTCTCCGCACCCTTGTTTATTCACCAGCTCTTCAAGGCCAGAGTCTGGGAGTTTGGAGAGATAATGTGTAAGCTCCTGCATTACGTCTGTGGCATCAACATGTACCTCAGCATCCTATTGATCACCTTGATGGGGGTCGACCGACTCCATGGCGTGCTACGCCCTTTCTGGTCCCAGCGAGTCCGGACGAAGTCGAAGCTCTTTCCTatcatgtgtgtggtgtgggcGCTGGCTACGGTGCTTCCCACTCCTCAGCTTGTGTACCGCCAGGTCCGAAAGGGGGAGTGTACCACGCATCACCCCGGGCCCGCCCACCAG GTGTTCCACTATTCCCTAGAAACAGTTACTGCGTTCCTGGTCCCCTTCAGCATCATGACGTTCTGCTACTTACGCATCGCTCATGCCTTAGCATCCAGCCGTGCCCACTGGCACCACCGCTCCTACAGGAAGACCAACCGCCTCATCACACTGATAGTCGTGACTTTCGCCCTCTTGTGGGCTCCGTACCACCTGGTCAACATCCTGCAA GTGGGGGCCGTTCTCTCCGGGTCTTCCACGGATTTGCTGGGGTTCTGTCTGAGAGCTAGGACAGTGGTCATAGCTGTAGCTTACCTCAGCAGTGCTGTCAACCCTCTGCTCTATACCATGGCTGGCTCCTGCTCTGGCTCCTCCCTCACAATCTATGGCTCCTCCTCCAGGTGTTTGGGGGGCGTGGCACAGCTGCTTGAGGGGACAGCCACCAACATGGACATGCCCAGCGTGAGAGCAAAGCATGATGGTagcggtagagagaaagaggaggaggactggGGAGGTGGGAAACCAGAGGGAGAGGTTGAAGAGATGACAATGGTTCCAGGgaaaagagaggtggagaaggaggacGAGGAGGCAGAACAAGAAAAAGAGATGACAATAGTTCCAGgaaaaaaggaggaagaggagtga